CACCAACCCCGACGGCCTCGCCGCCAAACGCACCACCATGTGGGTGATGATTCTCATCGGCATCTTCTACGTCTTCCCGCCCGTGTTCGGCGTGATGGGCCGCAACCTGTTCCCCGAGCTTTACAACGGTATTGGCGCGAAAGGCACGGACAAGATCGTCCTCGAATTGCCGCGTCTGTTGAACGAGAAATGCGCGCCGCTTGGCTCGGTGCTCAGCGGCATCACCTGCGCGGGGGCGTTCGCGGCCTTCATGAGCACGTTCTCGGGTTTGCTCGTCTCCATGACCGGCGCGCTGGCGCACGATGTGTATGGGCGAATGTTGCGCCCGAGGTCCACTCCCGAGCAGCGGCTGAAGATGTTCAAGGTCTGCGCGGTAATCATCGGTGGCATTGCCATTCTGCTCGGAATGCAGGTCGAACCGTTCCAGATCAATTTCATGGTCGGGCAGGCCTTTGCCATTGCCGCGGCCAGTTACTTTCCCCTGCTTTTCATGGCTGTGTGGTGGCGGCAGCTCACGATGAAGGGCGCGGCGACGGGAATGCTTGCGGGCGGACTGCTGGCGCTCACGGGCATCTCCCTGACGAGTTTCAACGACCTCGGCTGGTTGAAACTCGCCGACTTCTGGGCAGCGCGTCCGTTGCTGCGCATTCTCTGCGAGCAACCCGCCATCTGGACCGTCCCGCTGGCCATCACGCTGATGGTCATTGTTTCGAAGCTGACGGCGAAGGAAATCCCGACCGACATTCGGATGAAAATGCTGGTGCTCCACGCGCCGGAGAAGCTCGGACTCAAGCAGGAATACATTCAGGAACATCAGCACGGGCATTGAACCGGCCCGGACGGCCCGACAGGCGACGCAAACCGCGAGTTCCTTCTTGTCGAATCGCGCGGTTCGCCTAAGCTCACGCTCAACAGCCCTTCATTCCTATGCACTACATCGCCATCGCCCAGTTCCCCAACGACCCAAAAATCATGGGAGAACTTGCGTCACGCCGACGTTCCTATCGCTACCCGGGGGCGTTCACCAACGTCCAAAGCTACCTGGACGTGCAGGGTGGTCGCGCGATCATTCACTTCGAGACGGATGATGCCAGGGCCATCCTGCGTTACACGGCTGACTGGCCCGAAGCGGCATTCGATCTGTTTCCGGTTGTTCCAAGTGAAACGGGCATGGAGACGTACATTCCCGGAAAAGTCATCCCGCAAGACTGACGGTGCGCCTCAACCGCGCGCTGCGCACGGCGGCGTCCACAATCTCCTGTCCGATGCGGCTGATCGGGAGCGATACGGGACCTTCGGGCGGCCTGCCCTGTTCCAAACAGCGGATGAGATACTGAACCGGATTCTGGTTCGGAGCCTTCGTGGCAGGCGCGGCAACGCGATGGGGAACCGGACGTTTGCGTGTCTGCAAGGTCACAAAGTCCTCGTAGTCGTAGTTGCTGATGGTGCCGTCCGTGCCGGCAATGACAAAACCGCACTTGGGCTGCGGCTGCGTGGTCCACGGGTCGGTGAAGGTTCCCCAGCGTGTTTCGAACTTTGACAGGCCGTTGGCGTACCGCGCCACGACGATGCTGTGCTCATCGACCTCAAGGCCTTTCGGCCGGTCCACTGTGGCAGTGACCTCAATCGGGCGGCGTCCGTTCCGATACCAGGTTCCGAGCGTCGTGCCGTAGCCGAGATAATCCAGCAATGAACCGCCCCCATGCGCTTTTTTGTAAAACCAGGAATGCGGTTTCTCTTTCGCGACCTGTTGCGGCGTCTTTACGTCCTTGTCCGCGCCATGCCAAAGGGGACCGCGATTGCCGCCGAAATGCCAGACGTTGATCACGTCGCCAACGACGCCAGCCTCGACGAGTTCATAAGCCTTGCGATGCGAGCGCACCCATTGCAGCGGCCAGTTGACCATCAGTGTCTTTCCTCCCGGCATCGCTTTGATCATCGCGTCGGCTTCCTTGAGCGACGCAGCGAACGGTTTCTCGACCATGATGTGCACGCGGTAAGGCGCGACCTTCCTCACCCACTCGCCGTGTTGCGACGACGCCGGACAAAGGATCACGATGTCCGGTTTCGTTTTCTCAAGGCACGCGCGGTAATCGGTAAACACGCGCTCGCGGGGAATCCTCAGCTTGCGGGTGACCTCTTCCATGCGCACCGGCTGTTCGTCGCTGATGCCGACGATCTCCGCGTTGGGATGCTCCTGGACATAACGAAGCAGGTCGCCCATGTGAAAGTGATCGAAGTTGATGCCGGCAATTTTCCATCGTTTCATAAGCGTGATTTTCCGAAGACTTCGTTAACAGATTCGACAAGCGCCCGCACCATCTTTCGCGCCTGGGCGGGCGTCGTGCAGTAGGGCGGCATGAGCACCACGACGTCGCCGACCGGCCGGGTGAGCACGCCGCGCCTGGCCATCGCTTCGCAGACTCGAGTGCCCGCGCGTTCGCGCGGATCGAATCGTTCGCGCGTGGGCCAGTCGCGCACCAGTTCCACACCCACGATCAATCCGACCTGGCGGACGTCACCGACGGTGGGCAACGGCCAGAGCGATTCCAATTCCTGCCGCAATATCTCTTCCAGTTTTGCGCGCGCGCGAATCGAGTCGCCTGTTTGAAGAATCTCAAGACTTGCCAGGCCGGCAGCCGCGCCGAGCTGATTGGCCGTGTAGCTGTGGCCGTGAAAAAAGGTTTTGAACTCCCCGTACTCACCAAGAAACGCGTCGAAGACTTCCTCCGTCGTGAGGGTCGCCGCCATCGGCAGATAACCGCCGGTCAAACCTTTCGCCAGACAGAGGAAATCCGGTTGGACACCTTCGTGATGACACCCGAACAGCGAAGCCGGCGGTTGATGTCTGACGCTTGAGGGCGCGCCGGTGCGACCGAAGCCTGTCATCACCTCGTCGGCAATCAACTGCGCGCCGTTGCCGCGCACGACCTCCGACACGCGCCGCAGCCAGCCGGACGGTTGCGGAATCATCCCGGCCGCGCCTTGAATCAACGGTTCGACCACCATCGCG
This is a stretch of genomic DNA from Candidatus Angelobacter sp.. It encodes these proteins:
- the bioA gene encoding adenosylmethionine--8-amino-7-oxononanoate transaminase is translated as MHKLAQLDRAHVWHPFTQMRDWLRREPIVIVAGKGAVLRDLRGREYLDGNSSIWTNLHGHDHPGINAAIRQQLGKIAHSSALGLANEPASRLAERLVRVANPPRLFNRKSQIANRKLSKVFFSDDGSTAVEVALKLAYEFARRSGRSKSPKFLSLSGAYHGDTVGAVSLGHIGLFHKSYAGLLFKSDTVMSPCCYRCPFNRAKPERADAREYRKCHWECVGKVERRFAARKKRGNPYAAMVVEPLIQGAAGMIPQPSGWLRRVSEVVRGNGAQLIADEVMTGFGRTGAPSSVRHQPPASLFGCHHEGVQPDFLCLAKGLTGGYLPMAATLTTEEVFDAFLGEYGEFKTFFHGHSYTANQLGAAAGLASLEILQTGDSIRARAKLEEILRQELESLWPLPTVGDVRQVGLIVGVELVRDWPTRERFDPRERAGTRVCEAMARRGVLTRPVGDVVVLMPPYCTTPAQARKMVRALVESVNEVFGKSRL
- a CDS encoding cation acetate symporter; protein product: TNPDGLAAKRTTMWVMILIGIFYVFPPVFGVMGRNLFPELYNGIGAKGTDKIVLELPRLLNEKCAPLGSVLSGITCAGAFAAFMSTFSGLLVSMTGALAHDVYGRMLRPRSTPEQRLKMFKVCAVIIGGIAILLGMQVEPFQINFMVGQAFAIAAASYFPLLFMAVWWRQLTMKGAATGMLAGGLLALTGISLTSFNDLGWLKLADFWAARPLLRILCEQPAIWTVPLAITLMVIVSKLTAKEIPTDIRMKMLVLHAPEKLGLKQEYIQEHQHGH
- a CDS encoding Gfo/Idh/MocA family oxidoreductase, producing the protein MKRWKIAGINFDHFHMGDLLRYVQEHPNAEIVGISDEQPVRMEEVTRKLRIPRERVFTDYRACLEKTKPDIVILCPASSQHGEWVRKVAPYRVHIMVEKPFAASLKEADAMIKAMPGGKTLMVNWPLQWVRSHRKAYELVEAGVVGDVINVWHFGGNRGPLWHGADKDVKTPQQVAKEKPHSWFYKKAHGGGSLLDYLGYGTTLGTWYRNGRRPIEVTATVDRPKGLEVDEHSIVVARYANGLSKFETRWGTFTDPWTTQPQPKCGFVIAGTDGTISNYDYEDFVTLQTRKRPVPHRVAAPATKAPNQNPVQYLIRCLEQGRPPEGPVSLPISRIGQEIVDAAVRSARLRRTVSLAG
- a CDS encoding DUF3303 family protein, with the protein product MHYIAIAQFPNDPKIMGELASRRRSYRYPGAFTNVQSYLDVQGGRAIIHFETDDARAILRYTADWPEAAFDLFPVVPSETGMETYIPGKVIPQD